The following are encoded together in the Apus apus isolate bApuApu2 chromosome 7, bApuApu2.pri.cur, whole genome shotgun sequence genome:
- the EVI5 gene encoding ecotropic viral integration site 5 protein homolog isoform X4 — protein sequence MASQVASPSASLHTTSSSTTLSTPALSPSSPTQLSPDDLELLAKLEEQNRLLETDSKSLRSVNGSRRNSGSSLVSSSSASSNLSHLEEDSWILWGRIVNEWEDVRKKKEKQVKELVRKGIPHHFRAIVWQLLCSAQSMPIKDQYSELLKMTSPCEKLIRRDIARTYPEHDFFKEKDSLGQEVLFNVMKAYSLVDREVGYCQGSAFIVGLLLMQMPEEEAFCVFVKLMQDYRLRELFKPSMAELGLCMYQLECMIQEHLPELYVHFQSQSFHTSMYASSWFLTIFLTTFPLPIATRIFDIFMSEGLEIVFRVGLAVLQMNQAELLQLDMEGMLQHFQKVIPHQFDSGPDKLIQASYQVKYNAKKMKKLEKEYTTIKTKEMEEQVEIKRLRTENRLLKQRIETLEKESASLADRLIQGQVTRAQEAEENYLIKRELATIKQQSDEAITKLEQAENTIRELQQQQQQWFPGRCKRTSYLRKAHCICSCSICIIPRIWNKCSAHKCSTRYSEDFVLQLEKELVQARLSEAESHCALKEMQDKVLEMEKRNSSLPDEENVARLQEELIAVKLREAEAQMGLKELRQQVKDLDEHWQRHLARTTGRWKDPPRKNTVNELQDELMTVRLREAETQAELKETKQRMMEMETQNQINSNHLRRAEQDVTNLQGKVQYLSAQNKGLLAQLNEAKRRQAETECKSKEEVMAVRLREADRIAAVAELQQHIAELEIQKEEGKIQGQLNKSDSNQYIRELKDQIAELHHESASDQMSKRPERLLRPTHF from the exons ATGGCCAGTCAGGTGGCAAGTCCATCGGCCTCATTACACACTACATCCTCCTCTACCACGCTGTCTACACCCGCCTTATCACCATCCTCACCAACACAGCTGAGTCCAGACGACTTAGAATTACTTGCTAAACTTGAGGAACAGAACAG gCTCTTGGAAACAGATAGCAAATCCTTGAGATCAGTAAATGGGTCAAGAAGAAACAGTGGATCTTCTCTTGTATCTAGTTCATCAGCTTCTAGCAATCTCAGCCATCTTGAAGAAGATTCATGGATCCTGTGGGGGAGGATAGTGAATGAATGGGAAGATGTAcggaaaaagaaagaaaagcaagttaaG GAGCTTGTTCGAAAAGGGATACCTCATCATTTCAGAGCAATTGTTTGGCAACTCTTATGCAGTGCTCAAAGCATGCCAATTAAGGATCAGTATTCAGAGCTTTTGAAAATGACATCTCCTTGTGAGAAATTAATAAGAAGGGACATTGCTAGAACTTATCCtgaacatgatttttttaaagaaaaagacagcCTTGGACAGGAGGTATTGTTTAATGTAATGAAG GCTTATTCTTTGGTGGATCGTGAGGTTGGATACTGTCAAGGAAGTGCTTTTATAGTTGGATTACTGCTTATGCAg atGCCAGAAGAAGAGgcattttgtgtgtttgttaaATTAATGCAAGATTACAGACTGCGAGAACTCTTTAAACCAAGCATGGCTGAACTGGGCCTTTGTATGTACCAGCTTGAATGCATGATACAG GAGCATCTTCCGGAGCTTTATGTGCACTTTCAGTCTCAGAGTTTCCACACTTCTATGTATGCGTCGTCATGGTTTTTAACTATATTCCTTACAACTTTTCCACTGCCAATTGCAACAAgaatatttgatatttttatgtCTGAG GGTTTAGAGATAGTATTTCGAGTAGGTTTAGCAGTTCTTCAGATGAACCAAGCAGAATTACTGCAACTTGACATGGAAGGAATGTTACAG CACTTTCAAAAGGTCATTCCACATCAGTTTGACAGTGGTCCGGACAAATTAATCCAAGCATCTTACCAAGTCAAATACAATgcaaaaaagatgaaaaa GTTAGAAAAGGAATACACTAcaataaagacaaaagaaatggaagaacaaGTTGAAATTAAA AGGTTACGAACTGAAAATAGACTCCTAAAACAGCGCATTGAAACATTAGAAAAA GAAAGTGCTTCCTTGGCAGATAGATTGATACAG GGACAAGTGACAAGGGCCCAGGAGGCTGAGGAAAACTACCTCATAAAACGGGAGCTGGCCACCATCAAACAGCAGAGTGATGAGGCCATTACTAAACTGGAGCAAGCTGAGAATACCATCAgggagctccagcagcagcagcagcaatgg tttcCTGGAAGGTGCAAGAGGACTTCTTATCTGAGGAAAGCACACTGCATTTGTTCTTGCTCCATATGTATCATACCCAGAATCTGGAACAAGTGTAGTGCT CATAAATGCAGTACACGATACAGTGAAGACTTTGTGCTACAGCTGGAAAAAGAGCTGGTCCAAGCCAGACTGAGTGAAGCAGAATCCCATTGTGCCCTGAAGGAGATGCAAGATAAAGTTCTAGAGATGGAGAAG AGGAACAGCTCTCTTCCTGATGAGGAAAATGTTGCTAGACTACAAGAAGAATTGATTGCAGTAAAactgagagaagcagaagctCAGATGGGTCTCAAAGAACTAAGGCAGCAAGTCAAAGATCTGGATGAACACTGGCAG CGTCACCTAGCTCGTACCACTGGAAGATGGAAAGATCCTCCCAGAAAAAACACGGTGAATGAGCTACAGGATGAGCTGATGACAGTCCGATTGAGAGAAGCAGAAACTCAGGCTGAACTGAAAGAGACCAAGCAAAGAATGATGGAGATGGAAACACAG AATCAGATCAATAGTAACCATTTACGAAGGGCAGAGCAAGACGTTACCAACCTACAGGGGAAGGTACAGTACCTTTCTGCTCAGAACAAGGGACTTCTTGCTCAGCTGAATGAAGCAAAACGTAGACAAGCAGAAACTGAATGCAAG AGTAAAGAAGAAGTGATGGCAGTACGGCTCCGAGAGGCTGACCGCATTGCTGCTGTGGCTGAACTCCAACAGCATATTGCTGAATTAGAAATCCAG